The following coding sequences lie in one Mercenaria mercenaria strain notata chromosome 5, MADL_Memer_1, whole genome shotgun sequence genomic window:
- the LOC123558040 gene encoding uncharacterized protein LOC123558040 yields the protein MSEIEDESEKMAKHEREVKIMELKKVKSRSKAAFTRARNKLKDEISEEAEKLLLKELIDKLEVAMDNAIRSIEELSDEYKIQGKTKEMMDTIKEIEHIEKEYDSVIQEYHEFISETNSNKSSSGEMPEDSESTKKQLDIDLSRQMKRVSIPVFTGIKRDYAFWKATFTACIDSTEATEEYKFLQMRQYLKGEALKAIEGLGHSALAYEKAKERLERKFGGERRLVNKFIEGIDKFPVIRYENAKSIERYADLLDIALINLKENDVQDLHSGFMYQQLLKKLPESMISRYQGWLYEKDKKESVEALNEWVLKESEFHNIAMETKCGLDESYQKSKEQRSFFVNSKQRDCKLCFKPHGTWECSIMNRLPVTERWQKAKELRLCFRCLGNNHTGSNCRRMKKCGINGCQKTHHRLLHQSELNPQASLFSPAEIQENTEQNQNVTQSQTFTSTQNGYIALRTVPVILKANGREIEINALLDDGSTKTYLNEDVAAELGLKAVHQTVVAIILNGKSVNFETMCVKYKLCSIDRQTEIEMEAYTTQNVTGNLKPTNWFKYAKRWEHLKGIQFPSIERKPKVDLLIGLDYLALHTCLREVNGPEGSPSARLTPLGWTCVGPILEKENEVSMFTFHINSEPFDCEINETLRKVWELENVETEQVMYISRENEKVMNLMKNELQYDQKLHRYEVPVPWKENKSELSNNYNMAYDRLKSTERKLNSNMELKDCYRNTIEKYEEKGYISKLTNCEAEKTKWYLPHFPVVRPNKDTTKVRIVFYASAKYNSLSLNDVIYQGPKLQNDLYEVLLRFRRNPVALICDIQEMYLQVGLFPPDRAYHRFLWRASSDHPVETYEFSRLVFGVNVSPFLAQYVSQFNALQYAEEYPLAAETVMKCTYMDDSMTSVQNEVQGIKLYQELNELWEKAGMNAGKWLSNSTAVLEHIPLEKRASQVNMSESQLPTVKTLGLSWKSNTDEFIYTHSEIKLNMKITKRNVLRTIALLYDPMGFLAPFIIRAKMIMQKIWLTGLDWDDKLAESLACEIRLWYIELSDLNKIKVQRCIQIEQEGELHVFVDASSDAYGTVVYSAKPQLSLPNIVAAKGKVAPLKSQNIPRMELLAAVLGLTLTLIICSTLKIDISHCTFWSDSMNVLYWIHSQSRKYKTFVANRIGFIHEDTSPSQWRYVPTKENPADMTSRGIPVNDLAESVQWWHGPKFLEYGREFWPENKFQLHEAGKIEMKRNSMNSSFIIVNTNSDFRLDPAQYWNHLLRISAWVHRFIDNCQVAKHERRLSPEVSIHELQQAEFQIIRTAQAECFSVEYPCLLKGKNVSVTSKLAALNPKLDSEGVMRSDSRLKFAKYIPYEVRFPIILPRKHSVTKLIIKNCHEKVNHGGTNLALAEISSRYWIIAAREEIREWEKRCDKCRRQKVQTSKQIMGPLPVERFGQSMRAFTNTAVDYGGPFITKQGRCKTRLKRYLCAFTCLTVRAVHLEIAYSLDTNSFLNALNRFVSRRGTPNLILSDNGTNFVGCVNKLKDHYQKLDQSAIVKDASNRKIEWKFIPPNAPHFGGCHESMVKSAKKALYAILGNADTTDEELHTAVVGAENLINSRPLTISHQIPVMI from the coding sequence ATGAGTGAAATAGAAGACGAGAGTGAGAAAATGGCGAAGCACGAAAGGGAAGTAAAAATTATGGAATTAAAAAAGGTTAAATCTCGAAGCAAGGCAGCCTTCACTCGAGCTAGAAATAAGCTGAAAGATGAAATCAGTGAGGAGGCTGAAAAATTGTTATTGAAAGAGCTGATAGACAAACTTGAGGTTGCAATGGATAATGCCATCAGGTCGATAGAAGAACTAAGTGACGAGTATAAAATACAAGGAAAAACCAAAGAAATGATGGACACAATAAAAGAGATCGAACATATTGAGAAAGAATATGATAGTGTAATTCAAGAGTATCACGAGTTTATAAGTGAAACAAATAGTAATAAATCTTCCAGCGGTGAAATGCCAGAAGATAGTGAATCAACAAAAAAGCAACTTGATATTGATTTATCACGTCAAATGAAAAGGGTTTCTATCCCAGTATTCACAGGTATAAAGAGAGATTATGCATTTTGGAAAGCGACTTTTACTGCCTGTATCGATAGCACAGAGGCAACCGAGGAATACAAGTTTCTGCAAATGCGTCAATACCTAAAAGGTGAAGCACTGAAAGCCATTGAAGGTCTTGGACACTCCGCATTAGCATACGAAAAGGCTAAAGAGAGACTTGAGAGAAAATTTGGCGGTGAACGGAGATTAGTGAATAAATTTATAGAAGGAATTGATAAATTCCCTGTAATCAGATATGAAAATGCAAAGTCAATTGAAAGATATGCAGATTTGTTGGACATTGCattaataaatttgaaagaaaacgaTGTGCAAGATCTACACAGTGGTTTTATGTACCAGCAGTTGTTGAAAAAACTCCCTGAAAGTATGATTTCACGATACCAAGGATGGCTTTATGAAAAAGATAAGAAGGAGTCTGTGGAAGCATTAAATGAGTGGGTGTTAAAGGAATCAGAATTTCACAACATTGCCATGGAAACTAAATGTGGATTGGATGAAAGCTATCAAAAGTCAAAAGAACAAAGATCCTTCTTCGTTAACAGTAAACAAAGAGATTGTAAGCTTTGTTTTAAACCTCATGGAACGTGGGAATGCAGTATAATGAATAGACTTCCAGTAACTGAGAGATGGCAAAAGGCAAAAGAATTAAGACTGTGTTTTCGCTGTTTAGGAAACAATCACACAGGCAGTAATTGCAGACGAATGAAGAAATGTGGTATTAATGGATGTCAAAAGACACATCACAGACTGCTGCACCAATCAGAATTGAACCCGCAAGCGTCATTATTCTCACCAGCAGAAATCCAAGAGAATACAGAACAAAATCAGAATGTTACACAGAGTCAGACATTTACAAGTACGCAAAATGGATATATAGCTCTTCGAACTGTTCCTGTAATTCTAAAGGCAAATGGCCGGGAAATAGAAATCAATGCTCTACTTGATGATGGGAGCACTAAGACATATTTGAATGAAGATGTTGCTGCAGAACTCGGTCTAAAGGCTGTGCATCAAACAGTTGTGGCAATTATATTGAATGGAAAATCtgtgaattttgaaacaatgtgTGTAAAGTACAAACTGTGCAGTATAGATAGACAAACTGAAATTGAAATGGAAGCATATACAACACAAAACGTAACTGGGAATTTGAAACCGACAAACTGGTTTAAGTATGCGAAGCGGTGGGAACATCTGAAAGGAATACAGTTTCCGTCGATTGAACGAAAGCCAAAAGTTGATTTGTTAATAGGACTAGATTATTTGGCATTGCATACATGTTTGCGTGAAGTTAACGGCCCAGAAGGATCACCATCAGCAAGATTGACTCCACTCGGGTGGACCTGTGTGGGACCCatacttgaaaaagaaaatgaagttaGTATGTTCACCTTTCACATCAATAGTGAACCGTTTGAttgtgaaataaatgaaacattgaGAAAAGTTTGGGAGTTGGAAAATGTTGAAACTGAACAAGTCATGTATATCAGTAGggaaaatgagaaagttatgaattTGATGAAGAATGAATTGCAGTATGATCAAAAGCTTCATAGATATGAAGTCCCGGTGCCGTGGAAAGAAAACAAAAGTGAATTGTCAAATAATTACAACATGGCATATGATAGACTTAAAAGTACTGAGAGAAAACTGAATTCAAATATGGAACTGAAAGATTGCTATAGAAACActattgaaaaatatgaagaaaaaggCTACATTTCCAAATTGACAAATTGTGAAGCTGAGAAGACTAAGTGGTATTTGCCGCATTTTCCGGTCGTACGTCCAAACAAGGACACTACTAAAGTGCGCATTGTCTTTTATGCCTCTGCCAAATACAATTCGCTTTCACTAAATGATGTAATCTATCAAGGCCCAAAACTGCAGAATGATCTATATGAAGTTTTACTCAGATTTCGACGAAATCCTGTGGCCTTGATCTGTGACATTCAAGAAATGTATTTACAAGTTGGTTTGTTTCCGCCAGATAGAGCATATCATCGATTCCTCTGGAGAGCGTCATCAGATCATCCGGTAGAGACATATGAATTCAGTAGACTTGTTTTTGGCGTAAATGTGTCTCCATTTTTGGCGCAGTATGTATCTCAGTTCAATGCCTTGCAGTATGCAGAAGAATATCCTCTCGCTGCTGAAACTGTCATGAAATGTACCTACATGGATGATAGTATGACATCTGTTCAAAATGAAGTGCAAGGGATCAAATTGTATCAGGAACTAAATGAACTATGGGAAAAGGCGGGCATGAATGCAGGAAAATGGCTTTCAAATTCTACAGCAGTATTAGAACACATCCCACTCGAAAAGAGAGCATCACAAGTCAACATGTCAGAAAGCCAGTTACCAACGGTAAAAACGTTAGGCTTGAGTTGGAAATCAAACACCGATGAATTCATCTATACCCATTCTGAAATCAAACTTAACATGAAAATTACCAAACGAAATGTGTTAAGAACAATCGCGTTACTTTATGATCCAATGGGTTTTTTAGCGCCATTTATAATAAGAGCTAAAATGATTATGCAGAAGATTTGGCTTACAGGACTTGACTGGGACGATAAACTGGCTGAAAGTTTAGCTTGTGAGATTAGACTGTGGTACATTGAACTCAgtgacttaaataaaataaaggtgCAAAGGTGTATTCAGATAGAACAGGAAGGCGagttacatgtatttgttgaTGCTTCAAGTGATGCTTATGGAACAGTTGTATATAGTGCAAAACCGCAATTAAGTTTGCCAAACATTGTTGCAGCAAAGGGAAAAGTCGCACCTTTAAAATCACAAAACATTCCAAGAATGGAATTATTAGCTGCAGTGttagggttgaccttgactttgataaTCTGCTCAACATTGAAAATAGACATTAGTCATTGCACGTTTTGGTCTGACAGTATGAATGTCCTTTATTGGATTCATAGCCAAAGTAGGAAATATAAGACTTTCGTTGCAAATCGAATAGGATTTATTCATGAAGATACCTCACCTAGTCAATGGAGATACGTTCCGACGAAAGAGAATCCGGCGGATATGACGTCACGAGGCATACCTGTAAATGATCTTGCAGAAAGTGTTCAGTGGTGGCATGGACCAAAATTTCTTGAATACGGCCGAGAATTTTGGCCTGAAAACAAGTTTCAGTTGCATGAAGCAGGTAAAATAGAAATGAAACGGAATTCCATGAACAGCAGCTTTATCATTGTAAATACTAATAGTGACTTCAGACTTGATCCGGCGCAATACTGGAATCACTTACTACGTATATCGGCTTGGGTACATCGTTTCATAGATAACTGTCAAGTCGCTAAACACGAACGAAGATTATCTCCTGAGGTAAGTATTCATGAACTTCAACAAGCAGAATTTCAGATTATTCGAACAGCACAAGCAGAATGTTTTAGTGTTGAATATCCATGccttttgaaaggaaaaaatgtaTCTGTAACTAGTAAACTTGCAGCATTGAATCCGAAACTGGATTCTGAAGGCGTCATGAGAAGTGACAGTAGactaaaatttgcaaaatacatccCATATGAAGTCAGATTCCCAATTATTCTTCCAAGAAAGCATTCGGTGACAAAGTTAATTATAAAAAATTGTCATGAGAAAGTGAACCATGGGGGAACAAACTTGGCATTGGCTGAAATTTCGAGTAGATATTGGATCATAGCAGCCAGAGAAGAGATACGCGAATGGGAAAAAAGGTGTGATAAATGTAGACGTCAAAAAGTGCAAACTTCAAAACAGATAATGGGTCCATTACCTGTTGAGCGATTTGGACAGTCGATGCGAGCGTTTACCAACACGGCAGTGGACTATGGGGGGCCATTTATTACAAAGCAAGGGCGTTGTAAAACAAGACTAAAGCGTTATCTTTGTGCATTCACTTGCTTGACAGTAAGAGCTGTTCATCTAGAGATAGCGTACAGTTTAGACACTAATTCCTTTCTGAATGCCTTAAACAGATTTGTTAGTCGTAGAGGCACACCCAATCTCATTCTGTCAGATAACGGGACAAATTTTGTTGGTTGTGTGAATAAACTTAAGGATCATTACCAGAAACTTGACCAAAGTGCAATAGTTAAAGATGCTTCAAACCGGAAAATTGAATGGAAGTTTATTCCGCCAAATGCCCCACACTTTGGTGGATGTCATGAATCCATGGTGAAATCTGCAAAGAAAGCTTTATATGCTATATTAGGCAACGCGGACACCACAGATGAAGAATTGCATACTGCAGTAGTTGGAGCAGAGAATTTGATCAACAGTCGACCCTTGACTATCAGTCATCAAATCCCAGTGATGATATAG